Proteins encoded in a region of the Diospyros lotus cultivar Yz01 chromosome 9, ASM1463336v1, whole genome shotgun sequence genome:
- the LOC127809527 gene encoding protein PLANT CADMIUM RESISTANCE 2-like isoform X3, translating to MESSKPAAHTQKSSAYNDPSETAPYVASAEGIPVSYGNRLSGGLTAWSSGLFGCFDDVGNCCLTCWCPCITFGQIAEIVDKGATTCVTAGAIYALIYLVLGCGCIYSCFYRSKLRNQYMLTESPCADCLVHCCCETCALCQEYRELKSRGFDVSAGWQANMDRQGGGVAMAPVVHGGMSR from the exons ATGGAATCCTCAAAGCCAGCAGCTCATACTCAGAAATCATCGGCGTACAATGATCCATCGGAGACGGCACCGTACGTTGCTTCGGCCGAAGGCATTCCTGTCTCCTACGGCAACCGCTTATCTGGAGGACTCACGGCGTGGTCCAGCGGCCTCTTTGGCTGCTTCGATGATGTTGGCAACT GCTGCCTAACGTGCTGGTGTCCTTGCATTACGTTCGGGCAGATTGCTGAGATTGTAGACAAAGGAGCAACAA CGTGTGTGACGGCAGGAGCTATTTACGCCTTGATATACCTTGTGCTTGGTTGTGGGTGCATCTATTCTTGCTTCTACCGCTCAAAGTTGAGGAATCAATACATGTTGACGGAGAGCCCCTGCGCTGATTGTTTGGTTCATTGTTGTTGCGAGACGTGCGCCTTGTGCCAAGAGTATCGCGAACTTAAAAGCCGTGGATTCGATGTATCCGCCG GGTGGCAAGCAAATATGGATAGACAGGGTGGTGGGGTGGCAATGGCACCTGTGGTTCATGGTGGCATGAGCAGATGA